The following proteins are co-located in the Apium graveolens cultivar Ventura chromosome 5, ASM990537v1, whole genome shotgun sequence genome:
- the LOC141659730 gene encoding secreted RxLR effector protein 161-like, producing the protein MVGGLRYLVHTRPDIAYAVGLVSRFMERPTVLYLNAVKRIMRYVKGTLNYGLVYARGRGDYMLSGFSDSDLAGDIVDRKSTGGMAFYLDESLITWVSQKQRCVALSSCETEFMAATAAACQGIWLHSLLSQIMNIKAGPVVLYIDNRSAIDLAKNPVFHGHSKHIDVRYHFIRKCVEKGSIVIRHVNTEAQRADILTKPMSIVKFERMRQLLGVKDLNQF; encoded by the coding sequence ATGGTGGGTGGTTTGAGGTACTTGGTGCATACGCGCCCTGACATTGCGTATGCAGTAGGCTTGGTGAGTAGATTCATGGAGAGACCTACTGTGTTGTATCTAAATGCTGTAAAAAGAATTATGAGGTACGTGAAAGGGACGTTAAACTATGGACTGGTGTATGCTCGAGGTCGTGGTGACTATATGCTTTCTGGCTTCTCGGATAGTGATCTTGCAGGCGACATTGTGGATAGGAAATCAACAGGAGGTATGGCTTTTTATCTTGATGAATCATTGATCACATGGGTATCTCAAAAACAACGATGTGTGGCGTTGTCATCATGTGAAACTGAGTTTATGGCAGCCACGGCTGCGGCCTGTCAAGGGATTTGGTTACACAGTTTGTTAAGTCAGATTATGAACATCAAAGCTGGACCAGTTGTGCTTTACATTGATAATAGGTCTGCTATAGACCTTGCTAAAAATCCAGTGTTCCACGGACATAGTAAACACATAGATGTGCGCTACCACTTCATCCGAAAATGTGTAGAGAAAGGTTCCATAGTTATCAGACATGTGAACACAGAAGCACAGCGAGCAGATATTCTTACAAAGCCTATGTCAATTGTTAAGTTTGAAAGGATGCGCCAGCTGCTGGGAGTGAAGGACCTTAATCAAttttag